One region of gamma proteobacterium HIMB55 genomic DNA includes:
- a CDS encoding cytochrome oxidase assembly factor (PFAM: Cytochrome c oxidase assembly protein CtaG/Cox11): protein MRLSQDPTTDTVAKLGAVAVAMFAFVFVVMVPLYNVLCDALGINGKTSSEAYTSVVAQVDESRSVKVQFVATNNDGMPWAFSPDVTEMVVHPGAANDTVFFAANPTTNSMIAQAIPSVSPSRAAEYFHKTECFCFEQQPLDGNSEAEMPLQFIVDQDLPADIKTITLSYTLFDVTALMRDKVASR from the coding sequence GTGCGACTGAGCCAAGACCCAACAACAGACACGGTAGCCAAACTTGGCGCCGTGGCTGTTGCTATGTTCGCCTTTGTATTTGTGGTGATGGTGCCGCTTTACAATGTGTTGTGCGACGCCCTGGGTATCAATGGGAAAACCTCGTCGGAAGCCTACACATCTGTAGTAGCCCAAGTCGACGAGTCGCGCTCAGTAAAGGTTCAGTTTGTTGCAACCAACAACGACGGAATGCCTTGGGCATTTTCGCCCGATGTGACCGAAATGGTCGTGCATCCTGGTGCGGCGAACGACACGGTATTTTTTGCCGCGAATCCGACGACCAATTCGATGATTGCTCAGGCAATCCCCAGTGTCTCGCCTTCGCGTGCCGCTGAATATTTTCATAAGACCGAGTGCTTTTGTTTCGAACAGCAGCCTCTCGATGGCAATAGCGAGGCCGAGATGCCTCTGCAGTTCATTGTCGATCAGGACCTTCCTGCCGATATCAAAACGATCACCCTGTCTTACACATTGTTCGATGTGACTGCGCTGATGCGCGACAAGGTCGCTTCGAGATAA
- a CDS encoding cytochrome c oxidase, subunit I (PFAM: Cytochrome C and Quinol oxidase polypeptide I~TIGRFAM: cytochrome c oxidase, subunit I): MGDHHHGPAKGLSRWLYTTNHKDIGTMYLWFSFAMFLLGGAFAMVIRAELFQPGMQLVEPGFFNQMTTLHGLVMVFGAIMPSFVGLANWLIPMMIGAPDMALPRMNNWSFWILPPAFLMLASTLLMEGGAPAFGWTFYAPLSTTYAPPSVTFFIFAIHILGVSSIMGSINIIATVMNMRAPGMTYMKMPLFVWTWLITAFLLVAVMPVLAGAVTMMLMDIHFGTSFFSAAGGGDPVLFQHIFWFFGHPEVYIIILPAFGVISQIIPAFSRKPLFGYASMVYATAAIAFLSFIVWAHHMYTVGMPVAGELFFMYATMLIAVPTGVKVFNWVTTMWRGAMTFETPMLFSIGFLVLFTIGGFTGLMLSIAPADFQYHDTYFVVAHFHYVMVAGAVFSMTAAIYFWLPKWTGRMYNETMGKVHFWVSFIGFNVTFFPQHFVGLAGMPRRIPDYALQFADFNMMSSIGAFIYGASQLLFLYNVIAAIVAGKRVSDEKVWDGAEGLEWTLPSPPPYHTFETPPKIEEQPAH; the protein is encoded by the coding sequence ATGGGCGATCATCACCACGGTCCAGCTAAAGGCCTCTCTCGTTGGCTGTACACAACTAACCACAAAGATATCGGAACCATGTACCTATGGTTCTCGTTTGCAATGTTCCTCCTTGGCGGCGCATTCGCCATGGTCATTCGTGCTGAGCTTTTCCAGCCAGGCATGCAGCTTGTCGAGCCTGGCTTCTTTAATCAGATGACAACACTGCACGGGCTGGTGATGGTATTTGGTGCCATCATGCCGTCGTTCGTAGGCCTCGCTAACTGGCTGATCCCCATGATGATTGGGGCGCCAGATATGGCCTTGCCACGAATGAACAACTGGAGCTTCTGGATTTTGCCCCCAGCATTCTTGATGCTGGCGTCTACGCTGCTTATGGAAGGCGGCGCTCCAGCGTTCGGATGGACGTTCTACGCGCCACTCTCAACGACTTACGCGCCACCCTCGGTGACGTTCTTCATCTTCGCGATCCACATTTTGGGTGTGTCATCCATCATGGGTTCGATCAACATCATCGCAACGGTCATGAACATGCGTGCCCCTGGCATGACATACATGAAGATGCCACTGTTTGTTTGGACATGGCTCATCACAGCGTTCCTGCTTGTGGCTGTTATGCCTGTCTTGGCGGGTGCAGTAACCATGATGCTCATGGATATCCACTTCGGAACGAGTTTCTTCTCTGCCGCAGGTGGTGGTGACCCCGTTTTGTTCCAGCACATCTTCTGGTTCTTCGGTCACCCAGAGGTATACATCATCATCCTTCCTGCATTTGGTGTGATTTCGCAGATCATCCCTGCATTCTCACGCAAGCCGCTCTTCGGTTATGCGTCGATGGTCTACGCGACAGCGGCGATTGCCTTCCTGTCGTTCATCGTATGGGCACACCACATGTACACAGTCGGCATGCCTGTGGCAGGTGAGCTGTTCTTCATGTACGCAACAATGCTCATCGCGGTACCTACGGGCGTTAAGGTCTTCAACTGGGTCACAACGATGTGGCGTGGTGCTATGACTTTCGAAACACCCATGCTGTTTTCAATCGGCTTCTTGGTGTTGTTCACCATTGGTGGTTTCACCGGATTGATGCTGTCAATTGCACCAGCTGACTTCCAGTACCACGACACCTACTTCGTTGTTGCGCACTTCCACTATGTGATGGTGGCAGGTGCGGTATTCTCAATGACAGCTGCGATCTACTTCTGGCTACCCAAGTGGACTGGCCGCATGTACAACGAAACCATGGGTAAGGTGCATTTTTGGGTATCGTTTATCGGCTTCAACGTAACGTTCTTCCCGCAGCATTTTGTCGGTCTCGCAGGCATGCCTCGCCGAATTCCCGACTATGCGTTGCAGTTCGCTGACTTCAACATGATGTCGTCGATTGGTGCTTTCATCTACGGCGCGTCGCAGCTCTTGTTCCTATACAACGTTATTGCTGCCATCGTCGCGGGCAAGCGTGTTTCAGATGAAAAAGTATGGGATGGAGCAGAGGGTCTTGAGTGGACACTGCCTTCACCACCGCCCTATCACACGTTTGAGACGCCACCTAAAATCGAAGAGCAGCCTGCTCACTAA
- a CDS encoding coproporphyrinogen III oxidase (PFAM: Coproporphyrinogen III oxidase), with translation MDLPAVEQYLKGLQASICDELSAIDGSAEFATESWERPEGGGGISRVLADGKVFEKGGVNFSYVEGTQMPGSATQHRPELAGRSFKAMGVSLVMHPRNPYVPTSHANVRCFVAEKPGHDPVWWMGGGFDLTPYYGRDEDVIHWHQTAKDACDPYGDDVYSRYKKWCDEYFFLPHRNEPRGVGGLFYDDLNEWGFDKTFGFMRSVGDAFSKAYVPIVMNNKDREYGERERQWQLYRRGRYVEFNLVFDRGTLFGLQSNGRTEAILMSLPPLVRWEYGLTPEPGTPEEKLLEYYLKPKDWLG, from the coding sequence ATGGATTTGCCAGCGGTTGAGCAGTACTTGAAAGGCCTACAGGCATCAATTTGTGATGAGTTGAGTGCAATAGACGGGTCAGCAGAGTTTGCAACTGAATCTTGGGAACGCCCTGAAGGCGGCGGCGGTATCAGTCGTGTGTTGGCCGATGGCAAAGTTTTTGAAAAGGGCGGTGTTAATTTCTCATACGTAGAAGGCACTCAGATGCCCGGAAGTGCCACGCAACATAGACCTGAGTTGGCGGGGCGCAGCTTCAAAGCGATGGGTGTTTCACTGGTTATGCACCCAAGAAATCCTTACGTCCCAACATCGCATGCCAATGTCCGATGCTTTGTTGCGGAAAAGCCCGGGCATGATCCCGTTTGGTGGATGGGCGGCGGATTTGATTTGACGCCCTACTACGGCAGAGATGAGGACGTTATTCACTGGCACCAAACCGCCAAAGATGCCTGTGACCCCTATGGGGACGACGTGTACTCACGCTATAAAAAATGGTGCGATGAGTATTTCTTTTTGCCGCACCGCAACGAGCCAAGGGGTGTTGGCGGTCTTTTTTATGACGATCTCAACGAGTGGGGCTTTGATAAAACGTTCGGATTTATGCGCTCCGTAGGAGATGCTTTCTCTAAAGCCTATGTTCCGATCGTAATGAATAATAAAGATCGCGAGTATGGTGAGCGCGAACGGCAGTGGCAGCTTTATCGCCGAGGCCGCTATGTTGAATTTAACTTGGTCTTTGACCGAGGCACCTTGTTTGGCCTGCAGTCGAATGGCCGCACTGAGGCGATTTTGATGTCGCTCCCACCACTTGTCCGTTGGGAGTACGGCCTTACGCCAGAACCCGGTACGCCTGAAGAAAAGCTGCTCGAATATTATTTAAAGCCTAAAGACTGGCTGGGATAA
- a CDS encoding putative translation factor (SUA5) (PFAM: yrdC domain~TIGRFAM: Sua5/YciO/YrdC/YwlC family protein) — translation MTASLRIRHAAACVKEGGVIACPAEAVWGLSCDPWNQDAVEQLCAMKQRPISKGVIVASGDVSDFAPLLDGLTSKQRKALLDSWPGPVTWLVPHKDFFPQWVTGESTEVAIRVTSAPALSKLCRELDGPVVTTSANWAGAQPAKHAFQVVRYFGAGVVMVPGSVNLQGRPSTIKRATTGEVMR, via the coding sequence ATGACAGCCTCACTTCGGATTAGGCATGCAGCAGCTTGCGTTAAAGAGGGCGGCGTTATCGCCTGCCCGGCAGAAGCAGTTTGGGGTTTGTCTTGCGATCCGTGGAACCAAGATGCGGTCGAGCAGCTTTGTGCGATGAAACAACGACCTATTTCAAAGGGCGTTATCGTTGCCAGTGGTGATGTGTCTGATTTCGCACCGCTCTTGGATGGACTGACATCCAAGCAGCGAAAAGCGCTACTGGATTCCTGGCCGGGTCCTGTGACTTGGCTTGTGCCGCACAAAGATTTTTTCCCTCAATGGGTAACAGGAGAGAGCACTGAGGTGGCAATCCGTGTAACCTCTGCACCTGCACTGTCCAAGTTATGTCGCGAATTGGACGGTCCGGTGGTAACGACCAGTGCTAATTGGGCGGGTGCTCAGCCAGCAAAGCATGCATTCCAAGTGGTGAGGTATTTCGGTGCAGGCGTTGTCATGGTGCCCGGGTCAGTAAACCTGCAGGGTCGACCATCGACGATAAAGCGCGCGACAACTGGCGAAGTGATGCGTTAA
- a CDS encoding heme/copper-type cytochrome/quinol oxidase, subunit 3 (PFAM: Cytochrome c oxidase subunit III): MSSAQSSTEYEKYYVPESSSLAVRATIGLVLTVFGGGLVLNEMTFGGTHDTGGTAKYVLFAGLAMFIATLTYWFRTAITENKAGMNSAQLSHSYVLGMFWFIFSEVMFFAAFFGALLYVRWLAGPWLAGEGEGGRMNFLLWEGFEYTWPPVTTPQEVVGGALSQPIANNGEFVSQNTSMSFADAHHWYAWLPLWNTIILLTSSVTCEFAHRGLSAGNIKKFEAWLAVTVGLAIIFLFLQAAEYYEAYELYGLTLNSGIYGSTFFMLTGFHGFHVAMGMTMLLIQLIRSVRNKHMTPTDHFGFSASSWYWHFVDVVWVFLFIFVYII; the protein is encoded by the coding sequence ATGTCTAGTGCCCAATCATCAACAGAGTACGAAAAGTACTACGTACCCGAGAGCTCTAGCCTCGCGGTAAGAGCAACCATCGGCCTTGTCTTGACCGTGTTCGGTGGAGGCCTCGTCCTGAACGAGATGACCTTCGGCGGCACTCACGATACAGGCGGTACAGCCAAGTACGTTTTGTTCGCTGGGCTTGCGATGTTTATCGCGACACTCACTTACTGGTTCCGCACAGCGATCACAGAAAACAAAGCGGGCATGAACAGTGCTCAGCTGAGCCACAGCTACGTGCTGGGTATGTTCTGGTTCATTTTCTCTGAGGTGATGTTCTTCGCCGCTTTCTTCGGTGCCTTACTTTACGTTCGTTGGCTAGCCGGCCCATGGCTTGCAGGCGAAGGTGAAGGTGGACGAATGAACTTCCTGCTTTGGGAAGGTTTTGAGTACACCTGGCCGCCGGTTACCACGCCGCAAGAAGTGGTTGGTGGCGCGCTTAGCCAGCCCATCGCAAACAACGGTGAGTTCGTCTCGCAGAACACCTCCATGTCGTTCGCAGACGCGCATCACTGGTATGCATGGTTGCCACTCTGGAACACTATTATCCTGCTTACGTCGAGCGTCACTTGTGAGTTCGCACACCGCGGTCTGTCAGCGGGTAACATCAAGAAGTTCGAAGCATGGTTGGCAGTGACTGTTGGTCTGGCCATCATCTTCCTGTTCTTGCAGGCAGCGGAATACTATGAAGCTTACGAGTTATACGGTCTGACACTGAACTCGGGTATTTATGGCTCAACGTTCTTTATGCTGACTGGATTCCACGGCTTCCACGTCGCCATGGGAATGACTATGTTGCTGATTCAGTTGATCCGCTCGGTTCGCAACAAGCACATGACACCTACCGATCACTTCGGCTTCTCAGCATCTAGCTGGTACTGGCACTTTGTTGATGTTGTGTGGGTATTCCTCTTTATCTTCGTATATATCATCTGA
- a CDS encoding Protein of unknown function (DUF2909) (PFAM: Protein of unknown function (DUF2909)) codes for MLKGLIVLLMIALVVTLGFGLYFLMIDRGDAKKTRLVNSLRVRVGIAGTLMALIVYGVATGQLGHQSPWDARPAAESAE; via the coding sequence ATGCTTAAAGGACTGATTGTCTTACTCATGATCGCTTTGGTGGTCACCCTAGGGTTTGGTCTCTACTTCTTGATGATTGATCGCGGTGACGCCAAAAAAACTAGACTGGTCAACTCGCTTCGTGTCCGAGTCGGTATCGCCGGCACACTGATGGCACTTATTGTGTACGGCGTTGCTACGGGGCAACTAGGTCACCAGAGTCCTTGGGATGCACGTCCCGCTGCTGAATCAGCAGAGTAA
- a CDS encoding cytochrome c oxidase, subunit II (PFAM: Cytochrome c; Cytochrome C oxidase subunit II, periplasmic domain; Cytochrome C oxidase subunit II, transmembrane domain~TIGRFAM: cytochrome c oxidase, subunit II) translates to MLNARALAAAALLPLSANAQNQVNMSTGVSDAGAVITELGVEIFDLHMLIFWICVVIGIGVFGVMLYSIYAHRKSKGVEPAQFHEHTGVEIAWTVVPFLILIGMAVPATSTLLEVYDNDDAEMSILITGYQWKWKYEYLDADGENVSFFSNLATSQEQIYNTDDKGENYLLEVDEPLVIPVDTKVRFLITANDVIHSWWVPEIAVKRDAIPGFINEAWTRVLQEGVYRGQCTELCGAYHGFMPVVVHAVSRDEFDGWMAAKQGAAAADAALAAQELSFDELYARGEDVYNASCLACHGAAGEGGLGNAIAGSAIATGGLDTHLSVIVNGVAGTAMQAFGAQLSEVDVAAVTTYQRNAFGNNTGDVVQASDVVSYKEG, encoded by the coding sequence ATGCTTAACGCACGCGCACTAGCCGCGGCGGCACTCTTGCCGCTATCCGCGAATGCACAGAACCAAGTCAACATGTCGACTGGCGTATCTGATGCAGGCGCAGTTATCACTGAACTCGGAGTCGAGATTTTTGACCTTCACATGCTGATCTTCTGGATCTGTGTGGTGATCGGTATTGGCGTTTTTGGCGTCATGCTCTACTCAATCTATGCACACCGAAAGTCAAAAGGCGTAGAGCCAGCTCAATTCCACGAGCACACGGGTGTCGAAATCGCATGGACTGTTGTGCCCTTCCTGATTCTCATCGGAATGGCTGTGCCAGCAACCTCAACGCTGCTCGAAGTCTATGACAACGACGATGCTGAAATGAGCATTCTCATCACGGGCTACCAGTGGAAGTGGAAGTACGAGTACCTAGATGCCGACGGTGAGAACGTTTCGTTCTTCTCAAACCTTGCTACATCGCAAGAGCAGATCTACAACACCGACGACAAGGGTGAGAATTACCTCCTCGAGGTTGACGAGCCACTCGTTATCCCTGTGGACACGAAGGTACGTTTCTTAATTACTGCGAACGATGTTATCCACTCATGGTGGGTGCCCGAGATTGCGGTTAAGCGCGACGCGATTCCTGGCTTCATTAACGAAGCGTGGACGCGCGTTCTTCAAGAAGGTGTTTACCGTGGGCAGTGCACTGAGTTATGTGGTGCTTACCACGGTTTCATGCCTGTAGTCGTTCATGCTGTTAGCCGAGACGAGTTCGACGGTTGGATGGCTGCCAAGCAAGGCGCCGCTGCAGCGGATGCTGCACTTGCCGCACAAGAGCTCTCTTTTGATGAGTTGTACGCACGAGGCGAGGACGTTTACAACGCGAGCTGCTTGGCTTGCCACGGTGCTGCGGGTGAAGGCGGTCTTGGTAATGCGATTGCTGGAAGCGCGATTGCAACCGGCGGCCTTGATACACACTTGAGCGTCATTGTGAACGGCGTCGCAGGCACTGCAATGCAGGCCTTTGGTGCGCAGCTGTCAGAAGTCGACGTGGCTGCGGTTACGACTTACCAGCGCAATGCGTTTGGAAATAATACTGGGGATGTGGTTCAGGCGTCTGACGTCGTGAGCTACAAAGAAGGGTAA
- a CDS encoding isoleucine patch superfamily enzyme, carbonic anhydrase/acetyltransferase has translation MASANYNGPDNIRSYQGNTPKLGERVMIDPSAVVLGDLVMGDDVSVWPQCAIRADMHSIRIGSRTNIQDGSILHITHASDFNGAGYPLSIGDDVTVGHNAVLHGCTIGNRVLVGIGSVVMDGVTVEDEVMIGAGSLVTPGKTLKSGWLYAGSPARPVREITDRERAFLPYSAKNYVKLKDQFLEESTV, from the coding sequence ATGGCAAGCGCGAACTACAACGGTCCCGACAATATTCGGTCATATCAAGGCAATACGCCCAAATTGGGTGAACGCGTCATGATCGACCCTTCAGCTGTCGTACTCGGGGATTTGGTCATGGGCGATGACGTCAGCGTCTGGCCTCAATGCGCGATACGGGCTGACATGCACAGTATTCGAATTGGAAGTCGCACCAACATTCAAGATGGCTCGATCTTACATATCACGCACGCAAGCGACTTTAACGGGGCAGGGTATCCACTCAGCATTGGTGATGACGTCACCGTTGGGCATAACGCGGTTCTTCACGGCTGCACGATCGGAAATCGCGTGCTCGTTGGCATCGGCTCAGTCGTGATGGACGGTGTGACGGTTGAAGATGAGGTGATGATCGGTGCCGGGAGCCTGGTAACACCGGGAAAAACGCTCAAGAGCGGATGGCTCTACGCGGGATCGCCCGCGAGGCCCGTCCGGGAGATTACCGACCGTGAGCGCGCATTTTTGCCGTACTCAGCAAAGAACTACGTCAAACTCAAAGATCAGTTTCTCGAAGAATCGACCGTTTAA
- a CDS encoding shikimate 5-dehydrogenase (PFAM: Shikimate dehydrogenase substrate binding domain; Shikimate / quinate 5-dehydrogenase~TIGRFAM: shikimate 5-dehydrogenase) — MRRFAVLGNPIAHSKSPEIHHAFAASLDHEVDYSRILVEPGDFNAVVTEFFSAGGIGLNVTAPFKGDAFEIAEVHTDAAVDAKAANTLWRDSDGRVCAHTTDGSGILRDLEHNLGWAIEARNILLLGAGGAMRGILGPLCERNPTTIHIANRTESRASELADVFSNRGSLSAGGLDDIPNRHWDLIINGLSSGWDGSFPDLAINEISAATAAYDLIYSDQDTPFMAWARAKGLTRVQDGLGMLVEQAADSYAIWQGQRPETGGVFELLRPSN; from the coding sequence ATGAGGCGCTTTGCCGTACTGGGCAACCCGATCGCTCACAGCAAATCGCCTGAGATTCATCATGCGTTCGCGGCCAGCCTAGATCACGAGGTTGATTACAGTCGGATCTTGGTTGAGCCCGGTGACTTCAATGCGGTTGTTACCGAGTTTTTTTCAGCCGGCGGCATTGGCCTCAATGTCACAGCACCCTTCAAAGGCGATGCCTTTGAGATCGCGGAAGTTCACACCGACGCAGCTGTCGACGCCAAGGCGGCGAACACCTTGTGGCGAGACAGCGACGGGCGAGTGTGCGCTCACACTACCGACGGTAGCGGCATATTGCGCGACCTCGAGCACAATCTAGGGTGGGCAATAGAAGCGAGGAATATTCTTCTGCTAGGTGCGGGTGGTGCCATGCGCGGTATTTTGGGCCCGCTCTGCGAGCGCAATCCAACCACGATCCACATCGCTAACCGCACGGAATCTCGCGCTTCTGAACTGGCCGACGTGTTTAGCAATCGAGGAAGTTTGAGTGCGGGTGGGCTGGACGATATTCCCAATAGACACTGGGATCTCATCATTAACGGCTTAAGCAGCGGTTGGGACGGCAGCTTCCCCGACTTAGCCATTAACGAAATAAGTGCCGCCACCGCTGCATACGATTTGATTTACAGCGATCAAGACACACCGTTCATGGCTTGGGCGCGGGCTAAAGGGCTAACCCGAGTTCAAGACGGCTTGGGCATGTTGGTAGAGCAGGCGGCCGATAGCTATGCAATCTGGCAAGGCCAGCGGCCAGAGACTGGTGGGGTATTCGAGTTGTTGCGACCTAGCAATTAA
- a CDS encoding hypothetical protein (PFAM: SURF1 family): MWGEAHLPKSGECNQTKMKLRVELDWRTTLATVLLLPTLLSLGFWQLERGDEKAELIARLEERRLEPPMSLAATMRLPTQDLADRQVVFTATFNEDNYVLLDNRLRDGRFGYEVVAFVSVGDASAGALIAPLNLGWIEGDRSRMTTPSPQLPVGEHRVHGRIYQSAGEAFLLGENAFPVQRPAVVQQLTLARWEESMRETLGRAVFPYEVRVLPTEPTAFSAEWPVVNQTPAKHRGYAVQWFTMAAALGLAFIFRSSNLATWLRHRLVSSGD, translated from the coding sequence ATGTGGGGTGAAGCGCATCTGCCAAAGAGCGGGGAGTGTAACCAAACCAAAATGAAGTTGCGCGTTGAACTTGATTGGCGAACAACATTAGCCACGGTTTTATTGTTACCGACGTTGCTCAGTTTGGGGTTCTGGCAGCTTGAGCGCGGTGACGAGAAGGCGGAGCTGATAGCGCGCTTGGAAGAGCGGCGGCTTGAGCCGCCGATGTCGCTAGCTGCAACTATGCGTTTGCCCACTCAGGACCTTGCAGATCGCCAGGTTGTGTTTACGGCCACTTTTAATGAAGACAACTATGTGCTGCTCGATAATCGCCTGCGTGATGGTCGCTTTGGTTACGAAGTGGTTGCCTTTGTATCGGTTGGCGATGCGTCCGCGGGGGCACTGATTGCACCGCTGAATCTCGGGTGGATTGAGGGAGATCGTTCACGGATGACAACGCCTTCGCCTCAGTTACCCGTAGGTGAACATCGAGTTCATGGTCGGATTTATCAGTCCGCCGGTGAAGCCTTCCTTTTGGGTGAAAATGCATTTCCTGTCCAGCGACCAGCGGTCGTTCAGCAATTGACCCTCGCGCGTTGGGAAGAATCGATGCGCGAGACTTTGGGCAGGGCTGTTTTTCCTTATGAGGTGCGCGTTTTACCGACCGAGCCCACGGCGTTTAGCGCCGAGTGGCCAGTGGTGAATCAGACGCCTGCAAAACATCGGGGATATGCTGTGCAATGGTTTACTATGGCAGCGGCTCTGGGACTGGCCTTTATTTTTCGAAGCAGCAACCTCGCTACATGGCTGCGGCATCGACTCGTGAGTAGCGGCGATTAG